The sequence below is a genomic window from Longimicrobiaceae bacterium.
CGCGAGGCCGTGCGCATGATCGCCATGCTGGGCGGCTTTCTGGGGCGCAAGGGCGATGGCGAGCCCGGAATCCAGTCGATCTGGACGGGATTCCGCCGCCTCATGGACTTCACCCTCGCCCTCCAGCTCCTGCGCGCCTCACCCGCACTTGTGGGTAATGGGTAGGGCAGTTTTGGGGGAGGG
It includes:
- a CDS encoding IS4 family transposase, which produces REAVRMIAMLGGFLGRKGDGEPGIQSIWTGFRRLMDFTLALQLLRASPALVGNG